The uncultured Flavobacterium sp. DNA window ATGAGAGAAGCTATTAAATTGCAGATTCCGTTTGAAAAAACAATTCAGAACTATAGAAAAGATGGCCGAGTGTATAAATGTAAAATTAATGCTTTGCCTGTTTTTAATGTAAAAGGAAAAGTAACCCATTTTATAGCTTTCGAAAAAGATTTAAGCGCATAAGGTTTAGCCGCAAAATATGGTTTTTTGCCGCAAAGGCACTAAGACACAAAGAAATTTTTGATTTTATAATTGATAAGAAACAGAAAAACCGCCCAAAAAGGCGGTTTTTGTATATAAAAATCTTTGTGTCTTAGTGCCTTTGTGGCTAACTCCAATCCCTATAAGTTTTCGAAGAAATCATTTCCTTTATCATCTGTGATGATAAAAGCAGGAAAATCTTTAACGGTAATTTTTCTAACAGCTTCCATTCCTAATTCTTCAAAATCAACAACTTCAACTTTCAGGATATTATCCTGAGCTAAAATTGCAGCAGGACCACCAATAGAACCCAGGTAGAAACCGCCATATTTATGACACGCATCTGTAACTTGTTTGGTACGGTTTCCTTTTGCAAGCATAATCATACTTCCGCCATGTTTCTGGAATTCATCAACATAAACATCCATACGCCCGGCAGTTGTTGGTCCAAAACTTCCAGAAGCCATTCCTTCCGGAGTTTTTGCAGGTCCGGCGTAATAAACAGGATGATTTTTAAAGTATTCCGGCATTGGTTTTCCGGCTTCCAGTAATTCCATGATTTTTGCGTGTGCAATGTCACGGGCAACAATTACAGTTCCGTTTAATTTCAAACGTGTTTTAATTGGATATTGACTTAATTTAGCCAAGATATCGGCCATTGGCATATTCAGATCAATTTCTACAGGCGCTTCTAAATGTGGAGCAGTTTCCGGTAAAAATTGTTTTGGGTTTACTTCTAATTGTTCAACGAAAATTCCGTCTTTAGTGATTTTTCCTTTAATATTTCTATCAGCAGAACAAGAAACTCCCAATCCAACCGGACAAGAAGCTGCGTGACGCGGCAAACGAATGACACGAACGTCATGCGTGAAATATTTTCCTCCAAACTGAGCACCAATTGCACTTTCCTGACAGATTTTCTGAACGCGTTGTTCCCATTCTAAATCACGAAAAGCCTGACCAGCCATATTTCCAGAAGTAGGCAAGTGGTCATAATATCCGGCAGAAGCTTTTTTAACCGCACTTAGATTCGCTTCCGCAGAAGTTCCTCCAATTACTAAAGCCAAGTGATAAGGCGGACAAGCCGAAGTTCCTAAATCTTTGATTTTTGTTCGAATGAAAGCATCCATCGATTTATCATTCAATAAAGATTTAGTTTGTTGGTATAAGTATGTTTTGTTAGCAGATCCACCACCTTTTGCCATAAACAAGAACTCATAAGAAGTTCCTTTTTTAGCATAAATATCAATTTGCGCCGGAAGATTCGAACCTGAATTTTTTTCTTCAAACATCGAAATCGGAACAATTTGTGAATAACGTAAATTACGTTTTTGATACGTATTAAAAATTCCTCTGCTCAACCATTCAGCGTCATCAACACCAGTAAAGATGCTTTCGCCTTTTTTTGCCATTACAATTGCAGTTCCAGTGTCCTGACAGCTTGGTAACTGACCTTCGGCAGCAACAGAAGCATTTTGAAGCAGATTATAAGCTACAAAACGATCATTATCTGTAGCTTCAGGATCGTCAAGAATGTTACGAAGTTTTTGCAAATGTGTCGTTCTTAGCATAAACGAAACATCTGTTAAGGCTTCTTCAGCCAATAATTCCAGTCCTTTTGGATCAACGGTTAAAACTTCGCGTTCTCCAAATTGTTCAACTTTTACAAAATCAGAAGTAATTTTGCGGTACTGCGTATCATCCTTTAAAATTGGATAAGGGTCTTGGTATATAAAATCAATCATTGCTTTGTTTTTTACAAAGTTAGAAATTATTTACCTAAGAAAGAATTTGAATAAGGCTTGTTTTTTGGAGTTTATTTGATAGCGTGAAAGTCATCAAAGGACATTTTTTTCTCAAAGTAATTTTTGTCTTTTGCAGAAAGCAATTGCTTTTTCCAGTGATTTCCGCTTAAGCGAAAAATGATCGAATCGGAATGTGTTACTGTTCCCATATTTTCATCGTTATCATCCGGTTCAAAAGAAACTGTTTTGCAATAAAAAGATTCGGGATTGCTTTTTGCAGCGGGGTTTTCAAACTCAACCCAAGTTCCCCATCCACTATCAGACATGCTGTACCATTCATGAACCAATTGTAAATCTTTATTTTTTAAGTAATATAAATAGTTGTCGTGCGTATAACCGCAAGCAGGATATCCAAAACTAATTTGAAGAAAAGGGGAATTTTTGATACTCTCTCGGCCCAATCCGTAAGTAACATTCCATTCTGATCCTTCTTCAATTCCTTTAATAGTAATTTTTGTATCGGCAGTTTTGATTTTGTTAAGATAAAAATCAAGTCGGTATTTTCCGGTTACAACACTATCCTTGTCTATTTTTTGATTTAACAGATGCGCCAAAATATAGTTATCCTTTGAAGTTTCTCCATCGGTATAAACAGAAACAGTGTCTGTTTTTAAGAATTTCTCTTCAACAACCGTTACAGTTTGAGCTTTATTTTCAGGTGTTGAACTTGTTATTTGTGGTTCTGATTTTGGTTTTTGGCAACCAATTAATAGGAGTAAAATAAAAAGAGCTTGTGGTTTCATGAATGTGTGGTATTTATTGTATTGTTTGTTATATTAAACCGGATTAAAATCCGGCCCTACAAAATAATCCGTTCCTTCGGAACTCTAAAAAAGAGCCTTTGGCTCGATCTATATTGTAGGGCTGGACTTTAGTCCAGTTTGGATATAATTATATTAAATTTTCAAAAACACATCTTTTATCAAATGTGACATTGTATTTGTCTAAAAAAGAGGAATATTCATCTTTGAAATTTTGTTTTTTATGATGTTCTTCCTGGTTAGCAATATATTTATAAACAGCATCGATGTGAGATTTACTATAAGAAAAAGCACCATAACCTTCCTGCCATTCGAATCTATGTTTTGTTAATTGATGATCATTTATAAATTTCGAGGATTTTCCTTTTACAACTTTCATCAAATCCGAAACAGAAATTGTGGGTTTAAGAGCTAAAAGACAATGAATATGATCTTCGGTACCATTTACTATAATGGTTTTACATCCAGTTTCGTTTATTAAATTTCCAATTACACCTAATATTTTAGATTTATACTCATCAGTAATAAGTGCTTCTCTATATTTTACCGCAAAAACTACCTGAATGTAAACTTGATGAAATGTATTTGACATTTTATATGTATTATTTTAAACGATTCTTTTGTGTTACAATAATACAAAATATTCTTACAAAATATTAAATTAATTTGTTTACATATTTTAAACCGGATTAAAATCCGGCCCTACAATATAAATCGTTCCTTCGGAACTTTAAAACAAACCTTCATCATATTTATGGCATTCTAGATAAAGAGCCAACGGCTCGATCTATATTGTAGAGCTGGACTTCAGTCCAGTTTAAACAAAACGGGGTTGAATTTGAATTTGGTTTTAAAAAAACCAGCTAGCCACAAAAATTGCCGTAATTACACAAATTACATCAACTAAAAGCATTGTACCTAAAGCGTAGCGGGTATTTTTAATATTAACAGAGCCAAAGTAAACGGCAATTACATAAAAAGTACTTTCGGCACTGCATTGAAAAATACTGCTCAGTCTTCCGGTTAAGGAATCTGCACCAAAAGTATTCATCGAATCAATCAAAAATCCTCGTGATCCTGCAGAACTAAAAGGTCTAAGCATTGCTACCGGTAAGGCATCGGTAATTTGTTTGTTAACGCCCATATTTGAGAAAATAAAAGCGATACCGTCACTTATGATTTCAAATAAACCACTATTTCTAAATAACGAAATGGCGACTAACATTCCTAAAACATAAGGAAAAATTGTAACTCCGGTTTTAACACCATTATTTGCTCCTACAACAAAAGCATCAAAAACAGAGGTGTTTGCTTCGGTAAATTTCTTTTCATGTATGAAGGAGAAAATCAGAGTAGAAACGATTATCCCAATTAATATCAAGCCGGAAAGGTTAGATGTAAAATAATTTTTTCCTATTAAGTCCAAATGGTTCACATACATCAACAAACCAACAATGGCGGCGATTAATACCATTAAGGCGATAACAAGAGAAGCACTTTTAAAATTGATTTTCTGTTTGATTCCAACAATTAGAAAAGCGGCAATTGTACCAATAAACGAAGTAATAATACAAGGAAGCATAACATCGGCAGGATTGCTTGCATTTGCAGCAGCACGATAACCAATGATAGAAGTTGCTATTAAAGTCAAACCTGAAGCATGCAGACACATAAACATAATTTGCGCATCGCTCGCTTTGTCTTTTTCGGGGTTTATTTCTTGTAAGCTTTCCATCGCCTTAAGACCAAAAGGTGTTGCAGCCGAATCTAATCCTAAGAAATTAGCGGCAAAGTTTAAGGTCATATAAGAGATCGAAGGATGGTTTTTAGGTATACTTGGAAACACTTTCACAAAAACCGGACTCAAAGCTTTGGCTAGTTTTCCTGATACTCCGGAAATAATTAAAAGCTCCATTAATCCGCAGAAAAAGGCCAAATATGCCATAAGCGGTAAAATTAAATCGAGTAATGTAGTTTTGCAAGTAGGTAATAAACCATCTGATTTTTGAACACCGCTGTAAATTTTTACCGTTTTGTTTTTATAAACATAAGTTGTGTCAGCATTAAGCGTATCACGATTGATAATCATTGTCTGATCCGGTGCTTTTTTGATACTGTCTTTGATGAAAGCAGGAAGTTGTTCAGCATACTTTTCTGAAACAAGAATAGGATCGTCCTTTTTTCCATTCAAAACATAATCGATGGTATAAGTATTGGCAGTAAACAAGCTGATTATGATAAAGATAATCGACGAAATAAAAATAGTTAACCAAAATCTACTTAATACCATAGCACTGTTTTTTTTGTAAATGTAATTATTTAGCAATAAAATGCCCAAAGAATTTAGCGTCGAAACGATAACTCTTTATCTGAAATCGTATGTTTTTAATGAAAAATCGATTTATTCAATAACAATTTTTGTTTCGAGATAGTTCTCAAAAGCTTTAATACCTTCAAACAAAATTGCTTTTTTATGACTTTCAGTTTCATTAAAGAAATTAGTTTCTACTTTGGTATAATCTTTTTTAATAGTTCTTTTCCAGGTTCCAATTACCTTTCCGTTTTCGAGAATAATGGGTTTAAAGATTCCATTATTGGTAAAAGCTTTAGATTGATGTTCTAATAAAATTGAAGCTTCGCGAGTTTTATACGAAATTAAAATCTCATCAAAAGCGGGAAGAAAATGCACGCTTTCGCGGAAGTTGTCTGCTGTAGAACTATTATTTCCAAACCAATATTTCTGGTTCTCAATCTCAACAGAATTCAATTGCAACTCAATTGCATTAATAGCCAATTTACAGCTTGTTGCACTAAAACCGGACCACCACGAAAAGTCAAGTAAGGTTGCAGGGCCGTGACTTTCGAAATAACGCTTGGTTAATTTTGCCAGAGCTTCTTCTTTTGTTAGTTTGGTTTTAGGTTTTACAACTCTTTCTTCGAGTAAGGCA harbors:
- a CDS encoding fumarate hydratase, which codes for MIDFIYQDPYPILKDDTQYRKITSDFVKVEQFGEREVLTVDPKGLELLAEEALTDVSFMLRTTHLQKLRNILDDPEATDNDRFVAYNLLQNASVAAEGQLPSCQDTGTAIVMAKKGESIFTGVDDAEWLSRGIFNTYQKRNLRYSQIVPISMFEEKNSGSNLPAQIDIYAKKGTSYEFLFMAKGGGSANKTYLYQQTKSLLNDKSMDAFIRTKIKDLGTSACPPYHLALVIGGTSAEANLSAVKKASAGYYDHLPTSGNMAGQAFRDLEWEQRVQKICQESAIGAQFGGKYFTHDVRVIRLPRHAASCPVGLGVSCSADRNIKGKITKDGIFVEQLEVNPKQFLPETAPHLEAPVEIDLNMPMADILAKLSQYPIKTRLKLNGTVIVARDIAHAKIMELLEAGKPMPEYFKNHPVYYAGPAKTPEGMASGSFGPTTAGRMDVYVDEFQKHGGSMIMLAKGNRTKQVTDACHKYGGFYLGSIGGPAAILAQDNILKVEVVDFEELGMEAVRKITVKDFPAFIITDDKGNDFFENL
- a CDS encoding nucleoside recognition domain-containing protein, producing MVLSRFWLTIFISSIIFIIISLFTANTYTIDYVLNGKKDDPILVSEKYAEQLPAFIKDSIKKAPDQTMIINRDTLNADTTYVYKNKTVKIYSGVQKSDGLLPTCKTTLLDLILPLMAYLAFFCGLMELLIISGVSGKLAKALSPVFVKVFPSIPKNHPSISYMTLNFAANFLGLDSAATPFGLKAMESLQEINPEKDKASDAQIMFMCLHASGLTLIATSIIGYRAAANASNPADVMLPCIITSFIGTIAAFLIVGIKQKINFKSASLVIALMVLIAAIVGLLMYVNHLDLIGKNYFTSNLSGLILIGIIVSTLIFSFIHEKKFTEANTSVFDAFVVGANNGVKTGVTIFPYVLGMLVAISLFRNSGLFEIISDGIAFIFSNMGVNKQITDALPVAMLRPFSSAGSRGFLIDSMNTFGADSLTGRLSSIFQCSAESTFYVIAVYFGSVNIKNTRYALGTMLLVDVICVITAIFVASWFF
- the tnpA gene encoding IS200/IS605 family transposase is translated as MSNTFHQVYIQVVFAVKYREALITDEYKSKILGVIGNLINETGCKTIIVNGTEDHIHCLLALKPTISVSDLMKVVKGKSSKFINDHQLTKHRFEWQEGYGAFSYSKSHIDAVYKYIANQEEHHKKQNFKDEYSSFLDKYNVTFDKRCVFENLI